The Acidobacteriota bacterium genome includes a region encoding these proteins:
- a CDS encoding DUF962 domain-containing protein encodes MRSFQEHMELYRAEHRTVGCKVSHLIGVPMIVASFPMLFFNWRWAIAFFVIGWIFQLVGHKYFEKNRPVLVADPANPWTYFAAIVFVAQEWASVLSGRGLGDSGELKHRS; translated from the coding sequence ATGCGATCGTTTCAAGAGCACATGGAGCTTTACCGCGCTGAACATCGCACGGTTGGATGCAAGGTATCGCATTTGATCGGTGTGCCGATGATTGTCGCTTCGTTCCCGATGCTGTTTTTCAACTGGCGATGGGCAATTGCGTTTTTCGTCATTGGCTGGATTTTTCAACTGGTCGGGCACAAATACTTCGAAAAGAATCGCCCGGTCTTGGTTGCTGATCCGGCAAATCCCTGGACCTATTTTGCCGCGATCGTTTTCGTTGCTCAGGAATGGGCGAGCGTACTGAGCGGGCGCGGTTTAGGCGATTCAGGCGAGTTAAAGCATCGGTCATAA
- a CDS encoding RICIN domain-containing protein, whose translation MDRLAKAFLLLAGSYSLLAVFPGRSLAQQSFSGPGRYRVEIVATGKALDLRMEDKKTVQQWAVGNARNQEWDFVDAGGGFYFITSAENSKVLDVDGGRARNGAFVITATRGSGDNQMWKISDNGRAEFTIISKAGKSLESPAGKQTDGVKLQIGEPHGLENQRFRLVRLGDVPSKVRPREDSPATTPGTTATSVFTGKGRYQIQSVVSGHFLDLRRDDNSTLQQWSGSRAPNQQWDFEDAGNGYFYIRSVESGRILEVTGSRDGSAVIAKGQQVGRDNQKFRVVDVGNGQSMIVAKNGKVLDLPNGARAEGQSLQVWGEHRRDNQRFVFKPVETTVILSGGRTREARGSGIPSRGDSTTEQPYSPGKLVWRGRVDTEIMLEIRGNSVTEKLVTGKSFNNGRFTFSSPMPARQLSLRIEKKKARGSVELVENPSQANGYMAVLRIRDAQRDAADYEFELIW comes from the coding sequence ATGGACAGATTGGCTAAAGCCTTTTTGCTGTTGGCGGGTTCCTATAGCTTGCTGGCAGTTTTCCCCGGTCGCAGTTTGGCTCAACAGAGCTTCTCTGGCCCAGGGCGTTATCGCGTAGAAATTGTGGCCACCGGCAAAGCTCTGGATTTGCGCATGGAAGATAAAAAGACTGTTCAGCAATGGGCGGTCGGGAATGCTCGAAATCAGGAATGGGATTTCGTGGATGCGGGCGGCGGCTTTTACTTCATCACTTCGGCTGAAAACAGCAAGGTGTTGGACGTAGATGGCGGCAGAGCACGCAACGGTGCATTTGTTATCACCGCTACGCGTGGAAGTGGCGACAATCAAATGTGGAAGATTTCCGATAACGGTCGAGCCGAATTCACGATCATTTCCAAAGCAGGGAAATCGCTGGAATCACCTGCGGGGAAACAGACTGACGGCGTCAAGCTGCAAATTGGCGAACCGCATGGATTGGAAAATCAGCGCTTTCGACTGGTTCGTTTGGGTGATGTGCCGTCCAAGGTCCGCCCACGTGAAGACTCTCCGGCAACAACACCTGGAACCACGGCCACTTCCGTTTTCACCGGCAAAGGCCGCTATCAAATTCAAAGCGTGGTCAGCGGACATTTTCTGGATTTGCGAAGAGACGACAACTCGACTTTGCAGCAATGGTCCGGCAGCAGAGCGCCAAACCAGCAATGGGATTTTGAAGATGCGGGCAACGGATATTTTTACATTCGCTCGGTCGAATCGGGCCGAATATTGGAAGTTACCGGTTCACGTGATGGATCGGCGGTGATTGCGAAAGGACAGCAAGTCGGACGTGACAATCAAAAGTTTCGTGTTGTTGATGTAGGCAACGGCCAGTCAATGATTGTTGCAAAAAATGGCAAGGTGCTCGATTTGCCAAACGGCGCTCGTGCTGAAGGGCAAAGCCTGCAAGTGTGGGGCGAGCATCGCCGGGATAATCAGAGATTTGTCTTCAAACCGGTTGAAACGACCGTCATTTTGTCTGGCGGGAGAACGCGTGAAGCCCGCGGCTCAGGCATTCCGTCCCGTGGTGATTCGACGACTGAACAACCTTATTCTCCGGGCAAGCTGGTTTGGCGCGGTCGGGTTGACACTGAAATAATGCTGGAAATTCGCGGCAATTCCGTGACTGAAAAGCTTGTCACCGGTAAATCTTTCAATAACGGCCGATTTACTTTTTCATCTCCGATGCCGGCGCGCCAGCTTAGCTTGAGAATCGAAAAGAAGAAGGCTCGGGGTTCGGTTGAGTTGGTCGAAAATCCTTCACAGGCCAACGGTTATATGGCTGTATTGCGCATCCGTGACGCGCAGCGAGATGCAGCGGATTACGAATTTGAATTGATTTGGTAA